A genomic segment from Pedobacter sp. MC2016-14 encodes:
- a CDS encoding FUSC family membrane protein — translation MGNYGTVRWTWLKLRLLNFFTGEYVTDALRNTITIVLPITLLFMVGNPKAAIGIGVGTLLISLTDLPGNKRDKFGTGGLSILVFFLTALIISSAIGKPWLTATAFFVLTFLLSMLSVFGSRAGLSGTMAIILSTFTLGLHPDAPLLFSFYILIGALWYYLISFIQITLWPYRSLHHAIFECINSTAFYLQAKAKCYNPQIPLEECYQEGIGLHIAVSEKQDLVRNLLLSDKTAMKPSNLKGQRLLLVAQSVIGLYEQVTAIHYDYNFIRQTLKPSESLPHIEQLIKILAESLEQLGRVFLNSSASKYKFSRLAEFNKIQHVLQQIAQQEDKVNATILFRIIENMEEIARYIQQIREEKLKTRSQLSPQNDPAAYALFLSQQRVNFSLFKQHLSLKSATFRFSLRLAISFLLGYAVILLFPQSNYSYWILLTIVIVARPRFAITWKRNKERLSGTFAGLIVGLLLLWLISDPILLLIIAAIMLFGFFAFNRIRYSISVMCITPAVMLCLTLYHGHTDHIITERVYFTVAGCAIAFLNVYLFPIWENSQLKTLIASNIEANVMYLKEVLAWINGEEANMSKCGLARKNAHLKLARFSEALAFTTFEPKSKHVNLIAMRAVQTLIFRINAVITSLQLSAAVELQKQENEQLAVQVMNNLNNCLEADLIDEPPSGQYIYRDFPHQLDYLLSLSAQLEAQFKKK, via the coding sequence CAGTGAGATGGACCTGGCTTAAGCTAAGGCTGCTTAACTTTTTTACAGGTGAGTATGTTACTGATGCACTGCGCAATACCATCACAATAGTTCTTCCTATTACACTGCTCTTCATGGTTGGTAACCCTAAAGCTGCCATAGGCATAGGTGTAGGGACTTTGCTTATTAGTTTAACAGACCTTCCCGGAAATAAAAGAGACAAATTTGGTACGGGAGGCTTAAGTATCCTGGTTTTCTTTCTAACGGCCCTAATCATCTCTTCGGCAATCGGAAAGCCATGGCTTACGGCAACAGCATTTTTTGTGCTTACTTTTTTACTTTCCATGTTGTCTGTTTTTGGTAGCAGGGCAGGGCTCAGTGGTACCATGGCCATCATTTTAAGTACTTTTACACTTGGTCTGCATCCAGATGCACCGCTGTTATTTAGTTTTTATATCCTCATCGGGGCATTGTGGTATTATCTTATCAGCTTTATCCAGATTACCCTTTGGCCATACAGGTCGCTGCACCATGCTATTTTTGAATGTATCAACAGTACCGCATTTTACCTTCAGGCTAAAGCCAAATGTTACAATCCTCAAATCCCACTGGAAGAATGCTATCAGGAAGGTATTGGATTGCATATTGCTGTGAGCGAAAAACAAGATCTGGTGAGGAATCTGCTCCTGAGTGATAAAACAGCCATGAAGCCCTCGAACTTAAAGGGTCAACGGCTGCTGCTTGTTGCACAAAGCGTGATTGGACTGTATGAACAAGTAACGGCAATTCACTATGATTATAACTTTATCAGGCAAACACTTAAACCCTCAGAAAGCCTGCCACACATAGAGCAACTCATCAAAATCCTTGCAGAGAGCCTGGAACAGTTGGGTAGGGTGTTTCTCAACTCTTCTGCTTCTAAATATAAATTTAGTCGCCTGGCAGAATTTAATAAAATTCAGCATGTTCTTCAGCAAATTGCTCAGCAGGAAGATAAAGTTAACGCCACTATCCTGTTCAGGATTATTGAGAATATGGAAGAAATTGCCAGGTATATCCAGCAAATTCGGGAAGAGAAACTAAAAACCAGGTCGCAGTTAAGTCCTCAAAATGATCCTGCGGCCTATGCGCTTTTCTTGTCGCAGCAGCGGGTTAATTTTAGCTTGTTTAAACAGCACCTGTCTTTAAAATCGGCTACTTTCCGGTTTTCTCTCCGCCTGGCCATATCCTTTTTACTCGGATATGCTGTAATCCTGCTGTTCCCTCAAAGTAACTATAGCTATTGGATTCTCCTTACCATTGTTATTGTAGCCCGGCCCAGGTTTGCCATCACCTGGAAAAGAAATAAGGAGCGTTTATCTGGCACCTTTGCCGGCCTTATTGTTGGTTTACTGCTGCTATGGCTCATATCCGATCCTATCCTCTTGCTGATCATAGCAGCCATAATGCTGTTTGGTTTTTTTGCGTTTAACCGAATCCGGTATAGCATTAGTGTAATGTGTATCACACCTGCCGTAATGCTGTGTTTAACTTTATACCATGGACATACAGACCATATTATCACAGAGCGGGTTTATTTTACTGTTGCAGGTTGTGCCATCGCTTTTTTAAATGTCTATCTGTTTCCGATCTGGGAAAACAGTCAGCTAAAAACCTTAATTGCAAGTAATATTGAAGCCAATGTAATGTATTTAAAAGAAGTGCTTGCATGGATAAATGGAGAAGAAGCCAACATGAGTAAATGTGGCCTGGCCCGTAAAAATGCACATTTAAAATTGGCCCGTTTTTCTGAAGCACTCGCATTTACCACTTTTGAGCCTAAAAGTAAGCATGTAAACCTTATTGCCATGCGTGCTGTTCAAACCTTAATCTTTCGGATCAATGCTGTCATCACCTCATTGCAGTTGTCTGCCGCTGTGGAGTTGCAAAAGCAGGAAAATGAGCAACTGGCCGTACAGGTTATGAATAATTTGAATAACTGCCTGGAAGCTGACTTGATTGATGAACCGCCGTCAGGGCAGTACATTTACCGTGACTTTCCTCATCAGCTGGATTATTTACTCAGCCTGTCTGCCCAATTGGAAGCTCAGTTTAAAAAGAAATAA
- a CDS encoding class I SAM-dependent methyltransferase, with product MGLIASEISSFYTQSEEESRLKLGLGPLEFERNKDLISRYLPAASGTIADVGGGPGHYASWLSTFGHQVVLIDPVAKHIQQAEKRSKQSKFKFQSFLGEARTLPLADQSADLVILHGPLYHLQKLDERIAALKEASRVLKPGGTILGFAINKAASTVAALQSGMIHLPEVFDMCKKELLSGEHQPPAAFPGMLAQAFFHSPSSLLSEFKLAGLHPLALFAVEGMAWMDNKYFESWATPAKRQRLLELLKLTEADQELLCFSPHMMLAAKAALI from the coding sequence ATGGGATTAATTGCCTCAGAAATTTCCAGTTTCTACACACAAAGTGAAGAAGAATCCAGGTTGAAACTGGGTCTGGGACCTCTTGAATTTGAAAGAAATAAAGACCTGATTTCCCGCTACCTCCCTGCTGCAAGCGGTACCATTGCAGATGTAGGTGGCGGGCCAGGCCATTATGCCAGCTGGCTTTCTACATTTGGCCATCAGGTGGTTTTGATAGATCCAGTTGCCAAACACATACAACAGGCCGAAAAACGATCTAAGCAATCTAAATTTAAGTTTCAAAGTTTTTTAGGCGAGGCCCGTACTTTGCCTTTGGCAGACCAGTCTGCAGACCTGGTGATTCTTCATGGCCCATTATATCATTTACAAAAACTGGATGAACGTATTGCCGCATTAAAGGAGGCAAGCCGTGTTTTAAAACCCGGGGGAACCATACTTGGCTTCGCCATCAACAAAGCCGCTTCTACAGTTGCTGCCTTACAGAGTGGCATGATTCACCTTCCCGAAGTCTTTGACATGTGCAAAAAGGAATTATTAAGCGGTGAGCACCAGCCACCTGCAGCATTTCCGGGAATGCTTGCACAAGCATTTTTTCACAGCCCAAGCTCCCTCCTAAGCGAGTTTAAACTAGCCGGGCTTCATCCATTGGCACTTTTTGCGGTAGAAGGAATGGCATGGATGGACAATAAGTATTTTGAAAGTTGGGCTACACCGGCTAAGAGGCAGCGTTTACTTGAGCTACTCAAACTTACAGAAGCAGATCAGGAATTACTCTGCTTTAGTCCGCACATGATGCTTGCCGCCAAAGCCGCACTTATTTAA
- the efp gene encoding elongation factor P, which yields MAKASEIKVGNILRFNSELVTVIEILHRTPGKGGAFYLGKWRNIKTGKIVEARLATDEQVEICRVDTNDFQYLYEEGDYFIVMDNNTFDQFNIPKALFGPSAKFLKEGMDVIVSFESEEPIMAQAPNFVELEITYAEPAVKGDTSSGAQKYASTENGIEIKVPLFVNVGDKIKIDTRTGEYVERVKA from the coding sequence ATGGCAAAAGCATCTGAAATTAAAGTCGGAAATATTTTACGTTTCAACAGCGAATTGGTAACAGTTATTGAGATCCTGCACCGCACACCAGGTAAAGGAGGCGCTTTTTACCTTGGCAAATGGCGCAACATTAAAACTGGAAAAATTGTGGAGGCCCGTTTGGCAACCGATGAGCAGGTTGAAATTTGCCGTGTAGACACCAATGATTTTCAGTATCTTTACGAAGAAGGTGATTACTTCATTGTAATGGACAACAATACTTTTGATCAGTTCAACATCCCTAAAGCATTGTTTGGACCTTCTGCAAAATTCTTAAAAGAAGGTATGGATGTAATCGTTTCGTTTGAAAGTGAAGAACCTATTATGGCACAAGCACCAAATTTTGTAGAGTTGGAAATTACCTATGCAGAACCCGCAGTTAAAGGCGATACTTCTTCAGGGGCACAGAAATACGCAAGTACCGAAAATGGTATAGAGATTAAGGTTCCTTTGTTTGTAAACGTAGGCGACAAAATTAAAATAGATACCCGTACTGGTGAGTATGTAGAGCGCGTTAAAGCTTAA
- a CDS encoding group III truncated hemoglobin — MELKQDIAGLEDIVLFVNNFYTKVQEDELIGPVFNGVISNWQPHLDRMYSFWNAVLFGVPGFKGNPFARHAPLAIEARHFDRWLLLFNQTIDAHFSGEIAELTKVKAQLMAALFLSKLQNMKGGASRVIV, encoded by the coding sequence ATGGAACTAAAACAGGATATTGCCGGTTTGGAAGATATCGTCCTTTTTGTCAATAATTTTTATACAAAAGTACAAGAAGACGAATTGATTGGGCCCGTTTTTAACGGGGTCATTAGCAACTGGCAACCTCATTTAGACCGTATGTATAGTTTCTGGAATGCAGTGCTTTTTGGTGTTCCAGGATTTAAAGGCAATCCCTTTGCCAGGCATGCCCCACTTGCCATTGAGGCCCGGCATTTTGACAGGTGGCTCTTGCTGTTTAATCAAACTATTGATGCTCATTTTTCTGGTGAAATTGCTGAGCTAACCAAAGTAAAAGCTCAACTTATGGCCGCTCTTTTTTTAAGCAAACTACAAAATATGAAAGGCGGGGCCAGCAGGGTTATCGTTTAA
- a CDS encoding pentapeptide repeat-containing protein — protein sequence MPNKKETLTHQDKTFSNVDYAEKSLENREFIKCEFIGCDFSKSDLSYNDFIDCHFKQCNFSLTVVTGAGFRDVIFTGCKILGVDFSKCNKFLFSFLFENSHIDYATFYGTKLRKTKFIACSLKETDFEAADLTAAVFSDCDLTGATFVRSVLEKADFCTARNFSIDPAANQIKQAKFSVTNLAGLLHRYNLDINYGE from the coding sequence ATGCCCAATAAGAAAGAAACGTTAACACACCAGGATAAAACCTTTTCAAATGTTGATTATGCCGAAAAGTCTTTGGAAAACAGGGAGTTTATTAAATGTGAATTTATAGGTTGCGATTTTTCAAAAAGCGACTTAAGTTATAACGATTTTATCGACTGCCACTTTAAACAGTGTAATTTCTCGCTTACAGTGGTTACAGGAGCAGGTTTTAGAGATGTAATTTTTACAGGATGCAAGATTTTAGGCGTAGACTTTTCAAAATGTAATAAGTTTTTGTTTTCCTTCTTGTTTGAAAACAGTCATATAGATTATGCTACATTTTACGGTACCAAACTCAGGAAAACGAAATTTATAGCCTGCTCATTAAAGGAAACAGATTTTGAAGCGGCAGATTTGACAGCCGCTGTATTTAGTGACTGTGATCTTACGGGGGCTACCTTTGTGAGGTCTGTACTGGAGAAAGCCGATTTTTGCACCGCCCGTAATTTTAGTATTGATCCTGCAGCAAACCAAATTAAACAGGCTAAATTCTCTGTTACAAACCTTGCCGGCTTGCTGCATAGGTATAACCTGGATATCAATTATGGTGAGTGA
- the msrA gene encoding peptide-methionine (S)-S-oxide reductase MsrA, producing the protein MNTEKAILAGGCFWGVEELIRHYPGVISTVVGYTGGDVPNATYRNHGTHAEGIEVVFDPAVLTYRGLLEYFFQIHDPTTRNRQGNDIGTSYRSAIFYANESQRETARKLISEMEASGVWPGSIVTEVVPVTDFWNAEQEHQDYLQKNPYGYTCHFERADWKLPEAQ; encoded by the coding sequence ATGAATACTGAAAAAGCCATTTTAGCCGGCGGTTGCTTTTGGGGCGTTGAAGAATTGATCAGGCATTATCCAGGTGTAATCTCTACCGTGGTTGGTTATACAGGTGGTGATGTTCCTAATGCCACCTATAGGAATCATGGAACACATGCTGAGGGCATTGAGGTTGTTTTTGACCCCGCAGTGTTAACTTACCGTGGTTTACTGGAGTATTTTTTCCAGATCCACGACCCTACAACAAGAAACAGACAAGGAAATGATATCGGCACATCTTACCGGTCGGCAATTTTTTATGCCAATGAAAGCCAGCGGGAAACTGCCAGGAAATTGATATCGGAAATGGAGGCGTCTGGTGTATGGCCGGGGAGTATTGTTACCGAAGTAGTGCCTGTAACTGATTTTTGGAATGCAGAGCAGGAACATCAGGATTATTTGCAGAAAAACCCTTACGGCTACACTTGTCATTTTGAACGAGCAGACTGGAAATTACCAGAAGCTCAATAA
- a CDS encoding MFS transporter, which yields MKSAISSDSGQEKNTKILSAAVIVASLGYFVDIYDLLLFSIIRVPSLQSLGLSGTALTNEGITLLNVQMIGLLVGGIFWGILGDKKGRLSVLFGSIFIYSVANIANGFANSVESYGFWRFIAGFGLAGELGAGITLVAELMPKEKRGYATTVVASIGVSGAVVAYFIAEYFSWRTSYFIGGGLGLSLLLLRVGVSESGMFGKSKKEEHVSHGNFFLLFSDWGRFFKYMRCIFIGIPLWFVVGILITLSPEFGVELGVLGPVNGGAAVACCYGGLVLGDIASGLLSQVLKSRIKVVYTYLFVAIIAITIFFFLKGVSVFTFYAVCVALGFSVGYWVIFMTIATEQFGTNIRATVTTTAPNFVRGMVVPISLLFQYLRTQLNNSAIQSGAIVGVICLLLAFWSLSKMQDTFSKDLDYTEQ from the coding sequence ATGAAATCGGCTATATCAAGCGATTCCGGACAGGAAAAAAACACTAAAATACTAAGTGCTGCGGTCATTGTAGCATCTCTGGGTTACTTTGTAGATATTTACGATCTGTTGCTTTTTAGTATCATCAGGGTGCCAAGTTTACAATCGCTTGGGCTCTCGGGTACGGCCCTAACCAATGAAGGGATTACGCTTTTAAATGTTCAAATGATCGGGTTATTGGTAGGAGGAATTTTCTGGGGTATTCTGGGCGATAAAAAAGGACGCTTATCTGTATTATTCGGCTCTATATTTATTTATTCAGTGGCTAATATTGCCAATGGTTTTGCCAATTCTGTTGAATCTTATGGCTTCTGGCGCTTTATCGCAGGCTTTGGCCTTGCCGGTGAATTGGGTGCCGGAATTACCCTGGTTGCCGAACTGATGCCTAAAGAAAAACGTGGTTATGCTACTACGGTAGTAGCTTCTATTGGGGTTAGTGGCGCTGTAGTGGCCTATTTTATTGCAGAGTATTTTAGCTGGAGGACTTCTTACTTTATTGGTGGCGGACTGGGGCTATCCCTTCTTTTACTTAGGGTAGGGGTTTCGGAGTCTGGAATGTTTGGCAAATCTAAAAAGGAGGAACATGTATCTCATGGCAATTTCTTTTTGTTGTTTTCAGACTGGGGTCGTTTTTTTAAATACATGAGGTGTATTTTTATTGGCATCCCACTTTGGTTTGTGGTAGGAATATTGATCACCCTCTCTCCAGAATTTGGTGTCGAACTTGGTGTTCTTGGTCCAGTAAATGGCGGTGCTGCGGTAGCTTGTTGTTACGGTGGACTGGTACTTGGCGATATTGCCAGTGGTTTGTTAAGTCAGGTGTTAAAAAGCAGGATCAAGGTAGTCTATACCTATTTATTTGTAGCCATTATTGCCATTACTATATTTTTCTTTTTAAAAGGGGTTTCAGTCTTCACATTTTATGCAGTATGCGTAGCTTTGGGTTTCTCAGTAGGTTACTGGGTTATTTTTATGACCATTGCTACAGAGCAGTTTGGTACCAACATCAGGGCTACGGTAACTACTACAGCACCCAATTTTGTAAGGGGAATGGTGGTGCCCATCTCTCTTTTATTTCAGTATTTAAGAACGCAACTAAACAATTCTGCCATACAATCCGGTGCCATTGTTGGCGTCATTTGTCTCCTTCTGGCCTTTTGGTCGCTCAGCAAAATGCAAGATACTTTTTCTAAAGATCTGGATTATACGGAGCAATAG